A genome region from Vicinamibacterales bacterium includes the following:
- a CDS encoding SGNH/GDSL hydrolase family protein yields MKFRPFVFRVFTVSLSVGLALALVEVVLQVHNPLRSSVRQNRVVLNVNNRIEVPKRDGNGDTVYTTNSLGFRGPEPPSDFAERLTVLAIGGSTTEDFYLDDEDTWPLRLASELSPYFRDLWVNNAGISGHSTLGHTVLVRDYVSALGPKVALFLVGVNDMGRTEEPEAVDGSYNFLYNTTNPGWSEWVNTKVRSSELVNVVITLKRLWWATRLGVVYRPNYNLREVQHREVSGVEITRLLDTVRKELIPSYVRRLRVLIENCVRAGIKPIFITQPALYGEGVDPVTGVHLDTIVTGEINGQLSNGRVSAEVLGEYNRALVEIAAQYNVSVLDLADQLPSRSDLYLDLTHFNDAGSAKVAQIVASGLLPVLEAEFPEFRR; encoded by the coding sequence ATGAAGTTCCGTCCCTTTGTGTTTCGGGTGTTCACCGTTTCTCTCAGTGTGGGGCTGGCGCTGGCGCTCGTGGAGGTGGTTCTCCAGGTGCACAACCCGCTGCGATCGAGCGTGCGCCAGAACCGTGTCGTCCTCAACGTTAATAATCGAATTGAAGTACCGAAACGGGACGGGAACGGCGACACAGTTTATACGACCAACAGCCTTGGATTCCGAGGGCCGGAGCCGCCATCGGACTTCGCAGAGCGACTTACGGTCTTAGCCATCGGAGGAAGCACGACGGAAGACTTCTACCTTGATGATGAGGACACATGGCCATTACGCCTAGCCAGCGAACTGAGCCCCTACTTCCGCGACTTATGGGTGAACAACGCAGGAATATCAGGTCATTCGACGCTGGGGCACACTGTTCTTGTCCGTGATTATGTTAGCGCTCTCGGGCCGAAGGTGGCACTCTTTTTGGTTGGGGTCAACGACATGGGTCGAACCGAGGAGCCTGAAGCCGTCGATGGCTCATACAATTTTCTCTATAACACAACGAACCCAGGTTGGAGCGAATGGGTAAACACCAAGGTCAGGTCAAGCGAGCTGGTCAATGTGGTAATTACTCTGAAACGATTGTGGTGGGCGACACGCCTCGGAGTCGTCTACAGGCCGAATTACAACCTGCGCGAAGTTCAGCATCGTGAGGTTTCTGGTGTGGAGATTACCAGACTCCTTGACACGGTTCGGAAGGAACTAATCCCGTCTTATGTCAGGCGTCTGCGTGTGCTGATCGAGAACTGCGTCAGGGCTGGCATCAAGCCGATCTTCATCACGCAGCCTGCGCTTTACGGCGAAGGTGTCGACCCCGTGACCGGCGTCCACCTCGATACAATCGTGACCGGCGAGATAAATGGTCAGCTGAGTAATGGTCGCGTGAGTGCAGAGGTTCTCGGTGAGTATAATCGTGCGCTGGTTGAAATTGCAGCGCAGTACAATGTTTCGGTTCTAGACCTTGCCGACCAGCTACCCAGCCGGTCCGATCTGTACCTTGACCTCACTCACTTCAACGATGCGGGTAGTGCCAAGGTGGCCCAGATTGTTGCTTCAGGGTTATTACCAGTCTTGGAGGCCGAGTTTCCCGAGTTTCGACGATGA